The Methanocaldococcus sp. DNA segment AACAAAGTAATAATTACTACAGAAGATAGATTAACAAGATTTGGTTTTAATTACTTAAAAGAATTTTTTAACCATTGTGGTGTTGAGATAGAAGTTGTCGATAAGAAGAATTTCAAAACTCCTTATGAAGAATTAGTTGATGATTTAATAACAATAATTTCACATTTTGCTGGAAAATTATATGGTTTTAGAAGCCATAAAAGGAAAAAAATTATTGAACAAACAAAAGAACTATTTAGTGAATGAAGATGGTAGAAACGGTTAAACTATCAAAAACTGTAGTATTGAAAAGCAGACCATTAACGAGAACAAAAATAAAAATAATAATAGAGAATACTATAGGGGTTTATAAAGAAATTTTAACGAATGCCTTAGATTTTGGATTAAAAAATAATACAAAAGGGCATATAAAGATTAGGAAAGGAATATATGAAGAAATAAAAAACAAATATCCGAAATTACCTACCCACTACATATATACAGCTTCACAAGACGCATCCACAAGGATAAAAAGCTTTATATCCATAAAAAAGAGAGGAAGAGCATATACAAAAATTCCTAAAATTAAAAGGGCATCTTTATGGTTAGATGATATTTTATTCAACTACAAAGATTTTAAAACCAATATAGAAAAACTATTCTCGATGGATAAAAAAGGAAAGAGGACATTAAATTTAAGATTATCTACACCGAATGGTAGAATAGTTATTCCTCTAAAACCACATAAACTATTTTTTAAACTGATAAATGAAGGTTGGAAAATAAAAGCTGGCTTTAAACTGATATTGAATAAAGTGGATGGGACAGTAAAGGTTTTAATCCCGTTAGAGAAAGAGATAACAATTAATGATAATTATAAAGCTGTTTATGCGTTAGATTTTAATTTGGACAATATAACTTATGGTAATTTCGAAAATATAGAAATGATAAAAACCAATTTAGGAAAATTAACCGAAAAATACTCTAATATAGCAATTAAAATCCAAGAGAAATTCTCATTTAAAGGAATACATAAGCAAGAAAAACCGTTAAAGAGGAAAGGCATAATTTTGCTTAAAAAATTCGGTAGGAGATTAAAAAATATCAGAGAAGATAAGTTAAAAAAGTTAGCCAACAAAATATCTAAAGAACTTAAAGAAAAAGATGCAGTTTTAATTATCGAGGATTTATCCTCTTATTTTAACCAAAATATTGCTAAAAACTCATTTAAAAATCTAAAACATAAACTACACAACATCTCTGCTAAAAAATTCTTAAACTATCTTAAAAATAAGTGCTTAGAATTCGGTGTTAAAGTTGTTGAGGTAAATCCTTCCTACACCTCTATATTATGCCCAAACTGTGGAAATAGATTATCTCAACTGTATAAATTATCCGATGAGGAGGCTCTGCCTTCGAGGTTAATGTATTGCTTCGATTGTGGTTTTTATGCCGATAGAGATGTTACTGCTGTCTTTAATTTAATAAGTTCAGCCCGAAGTCCAATGAACCTACAGCAGAGGGAATGGTATTCCCGATGAAGCTGTGGGTTGAGGACAACCCATTTCCATAATCTATGTTGCTAAATGCTATTATTATGCTATAAAAATGGGAAACGGGAATTAATATGGTTGTTGAGGTTTTAAGATTAGGACATAGAGAAGATAGAGATAAGAGGATATCTACACATGTTGCCTTAACTGCAAGAGCTTTGGGGGCTGATAAAATAATATTTACAGTTGATGATAAAGATGTTGAAAGTAGTGTTAAAAAAGTCGTTGAAAATTGGGGTGGTGATTTTAAATTTACTGTTGAAAAGAATTGGAGAAGATATATTAGAGAATTTAAAAATAGAGGAATTGTTGTTCATCTAACTATGTATGGGGCTAATGTTAATGAGATAATGCCAGAAATTAGAAAGTTGAGTAAAGATAAAGATATATTAGTTATAGTTGGTGCAGAAAAAGTTCCAAAGGATGTTTATGAGTTGGCAGATTACAATATATCTATTGGCAATCAACCTCATTCTGAAGTAGCCGCTTTAGCAATTTTCTTAGATAGACTATTTGAAGGTAAAACACTTTATAGAGATTTTGAAAATGCAAAAATAAAAATTATTCCATCCAATGACAGAAAGGTAGTGTTAAGAAATAAATAACAAATAAATAATAAACTAAATTATTTATATTATTAAATTATAACAGTATATTTTAAACGAATACTATCACTAATAAACTAAAATGGTGATAGTTTGAAAATGAGAGAGCAGTGGGGTTCAAGAATAGGTTTTATACTTGCAGCAGTTGGTTCAGCAATAGGTTTAGGGAATATTTGGAGATTTGGTTATATGGTTTATAATAATGGAGGAGGAGCATTTTTAATTCCATATTTTGTGGCATTGTTCTGTGTAGGTATAACTTTAATGATTTTAGAACTTGCATTAGGACATTATACAAAAGGATCTGCCCCATTAGCATTTAAAAAATATACAATAAGTGTGAATGGGTAGGATGGTTTGAAGTTCTTGGAGGATTTGTTATTACAACATATTACATTGTTATAATTGCATGGTGTTTATACTATCTTGTAGAGATTATATTGTTTGGTTTGCCAAGTAATCCAAAAACATTCTTTTTTAATGAAGTTCTTAATCTTTCAAGTGGTGTTGGAGAAATTGGCAGTTTTGTTTGGGGAATTTTATTATCTGTTATAGTAATTTGGGTAATAAACTTTTTAATAGTTGGATGTGGAGTTAAAAAAGGTCTTGAAAAGGCAAATAAAATATTTATTCCATTGTTGTTTTTACTTATAATTATTTTAGTTATTAGAGGAATAACTTTACCTGGTGGCTTGGAAGGAATAACTTGGTATTTAACTCCAAACTTTGCAGTATTAAAAGATCCTAAAATCTGGTTAGATGCATTTTCACAGATATTCTTTACTTTAAGTTTAGGATTTGGAATAATGATAGCATATGCAAGTTATCTTCCTAAAAAAACAGATATAACAACAAGTGCATTTACAATTGCGTTATTAAACTGTGGATTCTCTTTCTTGGCAGGATTTGCTGTCTTTGGAACTCTCGGATACATGGCGTTAAAAAGTGGAGTTCCATTGAATGAGGTAGTATCTCCAGGTATTGCATTAGCATTTGTAACATTTCCAAAGGCAATATCTTTAATACCAGTAGGTAGTATTATATTAGGAATAATATTCTTCTTAGCTTTGATTATTGCTGGTATTTCATCATCAGTATCGTTAGTTGAAGCGATAGTTTCTGCAATAATGGATAAATTTGATATTAGTAGAAGAAAAGCGTTATCTATAGTTACTTTGTTAGGACTACTTGGAAGCTCTATATATGTAACAAATGCTGGATTATATTGGATTGATATGATAGATCATTTTGCCTCTGGATATTTATTACCAATCGCTGGAATTTTAGAGGCAATTATTGTATTTTGGTTGTTTGGAGGTGATAAAATAATAGAATATGTTAATAAACTATCAGAGATAAAAATAGGTTATTG contains these protein-coding regions:
- a CDS encoding zinc ribbon domain-containing protein; the protein is MVETVKLSKTVVLKSRPLTRTKIKIIIENTIGVYKEILTNALDFGLKNNTKGHIKIRKGIYEEIKNKYPKLPTHYIYTASQDASTRIKSFISIKKRGRAYTKIPKIKRASLWLDDILFNYKDFKTNIEKLFSMDKKGKRTLNLRLSTPNGRIVIPLKPHKLFFKLINEGWKIKAGFKLILNKVDGTVKVLIPLEKEITINDNYKAVYALDFNLDNITYGNFENIEMIKTNLGKLTEKYSNIAIKIQEKFSFKGIHKQEKPLKRKGIILLKKFGRRLKNIREDKLKKLANKISKELKEKDAVLIIEDLSSYFNQNIAKNSFKNLKHKLHNISAKKFLNYLKNKCLEFGVKVVEVNPSYTSILCPNCGNRLSQLYKLSDEEALPSRLMYCFDCGFYADRDVTAVFNLISSARSPMNLQQREWYSR
- a CDS encoding tRNA (cytidine(56)-2'-O)-methyltransferase, coding for MVVEVLRLGHREDRDKRISTHVALTARALGADKIIFTVDDKDVESSVKKVVENWGGDFKFTVEKNWRRYIREFKNRGIVVHLTMYGANVNEIMPEIRKLSKDKDILVIVGAEKVPKDVYELADYNISIGNQPHSEVAALAIFLDRLFEGKTLYRDFENAKIKIIPSNDRKVVLRNK